Proteins encoded by one window of Rutidosis leptorrhynchoides isolate AG116_Rl617_1_P2 chromosome 7, CSIRO_AGI_Rlap_v1, whole genome shotgun sequence:
- the LOC139859396 gene encoding uncharacterized protein, with product MKIMSYNIRGFGIGSDSKLGRTKKLIRDEKPLFFAIQETKLHLVDRDWIVALWGNTDCEFIQREMTGKSGGQLLIWDTQVFEATEVISLDRVIGIRGTWKADGSILNILNVYGPHENVLKKKLWESLGKVIESRDEAWVVCGDFNKVRNETERFNCVFKESRAKRFNEFINNCNLLNIPLGGRLFTRVSDDGVKYSKIDRFLVSEKFYNKWQNLTAMVMERTKSDHCPIVLKDEDKNFGPKPFKFFDVWLEEDGVEKIIEDTWSRCDYKGPRMDYKFVFKLKKIKEALRVWSKEFYGRLDGEIEAQKNIALNLELKGETVALDEIELSMWKEARNKWFEKEKIKTSMIRQKSRTRWTLEGDENTRFFHSVIRNKNNKSNIRGLIVNGVWTEIPHEIKRAAHEHFQAQFVEPDSNRPSLEELRYPSISTQEAAALEVCFLEDEIREALNDCCSSKAPGPDEFNFRFYKKYWGLIKNDLIAALCWFWDRG from the coding sequence ATGAAGATTATGTCTTATAACATCAGAGGATTCGGGATAGGTTCTGATAGCAAGCTGGGACGAACGAAAAAATTAATTCGGGATGAAAAACCACTCTTTTTTGCAATTCAAGAAACAAAGTTGCACCTGGTGGATCGTGATTGGATTGTAGCACTATGGGGGAATACAGACTGTGAATTCATTCAAAGAGAGATGACTGGAAAGTCGGGAGGTCAACTATTGATTTGGGACACGCAGGTTTTTGAGGCAACTGAAGTAATTTCTCTTGACAGGGTCATTGGCATAAGGGGTACTTGGAAGGCTGATGGCTCAATTCTAAATATACTCAATGTATATGGCCCTCATGAGAACGTATTGAAGAAAAAACTTTGGGAATCACTTGGTAAGGTAATAGAAAGTCGGGATGAAGCATGGGTGGTGTGTGGGGATTTCAATAAAGTTAGAAACGAAACCGAAAGATTCAATTGTGTGTTTAAGGAAAGTAGAGCAAAGAGATTTAACGAGTTCATTAATAATTGTAACTTATTGAATATCCCATTGGGTGGCCGATTATTTACAAGAGTTAGTGACGATGGCGTTAAGTATAGTAAAATTGATCGCTTCTTGGTATCCGAAAAGTTCTATAATAAATGGCAAAACCTCACGGCCATGGTTATGGAAAGAACTAAATCGGACCATTGTCCCATAGTTTTAAAAGATGAAGATAAGAACTTTGGCCCAAAGCCCTTTAAATTTTTTGACGTTTGGCTTGAAGAAGACGGAGTAGAAAAAATCATAGAAGACACCTGGAGTAGATGTGATTACAAAGGGCCAAGAATGGACTATAAATTTGTGTTTAAACTCAAGAAAATCAAAGAAGCACTTCGTGTATGGAGTAAAGAATTTTATGGCAGACTCGATGGTGAAATTGAGGCACAAAAAAATATTGCCCTCAATCTTGAACTAAAAGGAGAAACTGTGGCACTTGATGAGATTGAATTGAGTATGTGGAAAGAAGCAAGAAACAAGTGGTTTGAAAAGGAAAAAATCAAGACGAGCATGATAAGGCAAAAATCAAGAACTAGGTGGACGTTAGAAGGGGATGAAAACACTAGATTCTTCCACTCCGTGATTCGAAATAAAAATAACAAGTCAAACATTCGTGGCCTTATTGTTAATGGAGTTTGGACAGAAATCCCACATGAAATAAAGAGGGCAGCCCACGAACATTTTCAAGCTCAGTTTGTTGAACCCGATAGTAACAGACCCTCCTTAGAGGAGCTAAGATATCCTTCGATATCCACACAAGAAGCTGCTGCTCTAGAAGTATGTTTCCTGGAAGACGAGATACGAGAGGCACTtaatgattgttgtagttcaaaGGCGCCAGGACCCGATGAGTTTAATTTTCGATTTTACAAGAAATATTGGGGACTGATAAAAAACGATTTGATAGCTGCCTTGTGTTGGTTTTGGGATCGGGGGTAA